A single genomic interval of Candidatus Brocadia sp. harbors:
- a CDS encoding glutaredoxin family protein produces MTTHKLKVFCTPFCPKCNQLLEYLNKRKADFVSFDIDKDENARKEAIKIVGTDDIESLDKLPIVVAGDKVLYGFDKKEIDKYLR; encoded by the coding sequence ATGACTACTCATAAATTAAAGGTGTTTTGTACACCGTTTTGCCCAAAGTGTAATCAACTGTTAGAATATTTAAACAAACGGAAGGCGGATTTCGTCTCCTTTGATATTGATAAAGATGAAAATGCAAGAAAGGAGGCAATTAAAATTGTTGGAACCGATGATATTGAATCACTCGACAAATTGCCCATCGTAGTTGCTGGCGATAAGGTTTTGTACGGTTTTGATAAAAAAGAGATTGACAAATATCTCCGCTAA
- a CDS encoding N-acetyltransferase, translated as MIRIMSTLTSHCRSAIHLRTAVARDVAAILELEIACFSRIEEMFNRRQLRGLIANPRAIVVVAESKDRVLGWSAGLVHRHRQCYSGRLYAIAVHPAAQGKRIGQRLIDCILHSLAMRGAQRIFLEVRVNNQEAINLYRKFGFTDQGYLADYYGQGHHGLRMMRHAANKHTKD; from the coding sequence GTGATCAGGATTATGTCCACACTCACTTCCCATTGCCGTTCTGCCATACATCTTCGCACCGCAGTAGCACGGGATGTTGCAGCAATACTCGAATTGGAAATTGCCTGCTTTTCCCGTATAGAAGAGATGTTCAACCGCAGGCAATTGCGGGGATTGATCGCAAATCCTCGTGCAATTGTGGTGGTTGCAGAGAGCAAAGACCGGGTACTGGGGTGGTCTGCGGGGTTAGTACACCGCCACCGGCAGTGCTATTCCGGTCGATTATATGCGATAGCCGTGCATCCTGCTGCGCAGGGCAAGCGCATCGGGCAGAGACTAATTGATTGTATTCTCCATTCGCTCGCCATGCGTGGTGCCCAGCGGATTTTCCTCGAAGTCCGTGTCAATAACCAGGAAGCTATAAACCTTTATCGTAAATTTGGCTTCACGGATCAGGGATATCTGGCCGATTATTATGGTCAGGGTCATCACGGCTTGCGCATGATGCGGCACGCTGCGAATAAACATACCAAGGACTGA
- a CDS encoding electron transport complex subunit E, with protein sequence MAEHGNLKEFTKGIVQYNPLFVLVLGLCPSLAVTTSIKNGLAMGGAATFVLVCSNLIISLVRSFIPREIRIPCFIVIIAAFVTMVELLMKAYLPPELNASLGIFIPLIVVNCIIMYRAESFAYKNKPLVSILDGAGLGLGWTLSLCLVSVIREALGAGTIFGLKVSESYQPAPVMIMAPGAFIVLGLLLGFFNWRKLRKSEKITKAYMKHD encoded by the coding sequence ATGGCAGAACACGGCAATCTGAAAGAATTTACAAAGGGAATTGTTCAATATAATCCCTTATTTGTGCTTGTGTTGGGGTTATGTCCCAGTCTTGCAGTCACAACCTCTATAAAAAACGGGTTGGCAATGGGTGGAGCAGCTACATTTGTGCTTGTCTGCTCCAACCTTATCATTTCCCTCGTGAGATCATTCATTCCCCGAGAGATTCGCATACCGTGTTTTATCGTTATCATCGCCGCATTTGTAACCATGGTTGAGTTGCTCATGAAGGCATATCTGCCGCCAGAATTGAATGCATCACTGGGCATATTCATTCCGCTCATTGTGGTTAACTGTATCATTATGTACCGTGCGGAATCATTTGCTTACAAAAATAAACCTTTGGTTTCCATTCTGGATGGGGCAGGATTGGGGTTGGGGTGGACGCTCTCGCTCTGTCTTGTTTCTGTTATACGTGAAGCACTCGGGGCGGGGACCATTTTTGGTCTGAAAGTATCTGAATCGTATCAGCCTGCCCCGGTAATGATCATGGCACCGGGGGCGTTTATTGTACTGGGACTCTTACTGGGTTTTTTTAACTGGAGAAAACTCAGAAAGAGTGAGAAAATTACGAAAGCATATATGAAACATGATTAA
- the ilvC gene encoding ketol-acid reductoisomerase, with product MLKIYYEKDADINVLKGKKIAVIGYGSQGHAQAQNLKESGMDVIVSTRTGTPNYQLATKHGFKPVSVDEAAQQGDFIQILMPDETQKAVYESQIKPYLKEGKTLCFSHGFNIHFGQIVPPNNIDVIMVAPKGPGHLVRSEYEKGGGVPCLMAIHQDATGKAREKAMAYAYGIGGTRAGVMETSFAEETETDLFGEQAVLCGGAAALVKAGFETLVEAGYQPELAYFECMHELKLIVDLFYQGGLSYMRYSISNTAEYGDLTRGPRIITEETKKEMKRILSEIQSGKFAKEWILENQAGRPVFNALEKKDRGHLIEKVGRELRKMMKWINAKEV from the coding sequence ATGTTAAAAATTTATTATGAAAAAGATGCAGATATCAATGTCCTGAAAGGAAAAAAAATTGCCGTGATTGGATACGGCAGCCAGGGACATGCGCAGGCACAAAACCTCAAAGAATCGGGTATGGATGTGATTGTATCTACAAGAACAGGCACACCAAATTATCAGTTGGCCACCAAACACGGATTCAAGCCAGTTTCCGTGGATGAGGCGGCACAGCAGGGAGATTTTATTCAAATACTCATGCCTGACGAAACACAGAAGGCGGTATACGAATCACAAATTAAACCCTATTTAAAAGAAGGAAAAACGCTGTGTTTTTCCCATGGGTTCAATATACATTTCGGACAAATCGTACCTCCGAATAATATCGATGTCATTATGGTTGCACCCAAAGGACCAGGACATCTTGTCCGCAGTGAATACGAAAAGGGAGGCGGTGTCCCTTGTCTTATGGCTATTCACCAGGATGCTACAGGAAAGGCCAGGGAAAAGGCCATGGCCTATGCATACGGAATTGGTGGTACACGGGCTGGTGTAATGGAAACCTCCTTTGCCGAAGAAACGGAAACAGACCTCTTTGGGGAGCAGGCAGTACTCTGCGGTGGGGCAGCGGCACTCGTCAAGGCAGGGTTTGAGACGCTGGTAGAGGCTGGATACCAACCTGAGCTTGCCTATTTTGAATGTATGCACGAACTCAAGCTGATTGTAGATCTTTTCTATCAGGGTGGTCTCAGTTATATGCGGTATTCAATTAGCAATACCGCCGAATACGGAGACCTGACCCGTGGTCCGCGTATTATTACGGAAGAAACAAAAAAGGAGATGAAGCGGATATTGTCAGAGATACAGAGCGGAAAGTTTGCCAAAGAGTGGATATTAGAAAACCAGGCCGGGAGACCTGTCTTCAACGCTTTAGAGAAAAAGGACAGAGGACACCTCATTGAAAAAGTTGGCAGGGAGCTGAGAAAGATGATGAAATGGATTAATGCAAAAGAGGTATAA
- a CDS encoding RnfABCDGE type electron transport complex subunit A: MIKEIAVIIVSVVFVNNFVLAKFLGLCPFLGVSQKTSSAMGMGVAVTFVMTLSSAITWIVYNYILLPGDANIIAMVFPSVRELGLIEVLKTISYILVIATLVQLVEMMLRKMVPTLYESLGIYLPLITTNCAVLGVALLNTTDSPKHLGFIQATVQGFGAGIGFTVAMLLMSGIRERLALVNIPQSLRGIPIAFICTGLMALAFFGFSGMVQ; the protein is encoded by the coding sequence ATGATTAAGGAAATTGCAGTAATTATCGTAAGTGTTGTCTTTGTCAACAACTTTGTCCTCGCAAAATTCTTAGGACTTTGCCCATTCCTGGGCGTTTCCCAAAAGACATCGTCCGCAATGGGTATGGGTGTAGCGGTAACATTTGTTATGACCCTTTCCTCAGCAATTACATGGATCGTGTATAATTACATCTTACTGCCAGGCGATGCAAATATTATCGCAATGGTCTTTCCCTCCGTACGAGAATTGGGGCTTATTGAAGTACTAAAAACGATTAGCTATATCCTTGTTATTGCGACGTTGGTACAACTGGTCGAAATGATGCTTAGAAAGATGGTGCCTACCTTGTATGAAAGTCTTGGTATTTATCTGCCCCTGATCACAACCAATTGTGCCGTATTGGGTGTGGCGCTTTTAAACACAACTGATTCTCCAAAACACCTGGGATTTATACAGGCTACCGTTCAGGGATTTGGCGCAGGGATCGGTTTTACTGTAGCCATGCTCCTGATGTCAGGAATCCGGGAGCGTTTGGCTCTGGTCAACATTCCCCAATCCTTACGTGGCATTCCGATTGCCTTTATTTGTACTGGACTCATGGCCCTTGCCTTTTTCGGGTTTTCAGGGATGGTACAATAA
- the ilvN gene encoding acetolactate synthase small subunit — translation MRHVISLLVENKVGVLAHITGLISGRGFNIDSLAVGETENPAFSRMTIVVRGDDAIVEQVRKQLGKIIDVIKVIDFTSEEFVERDLMLLKINVPAGKRGEIIEIVEIFRGKIVDVSPKDLVIEISGFEDKLEAMVNLLRPYGIKELVRTGSIAIGRGAK, via the coding sequence ATGCGACACGTCATTTCTCTTCTTGTAGAAAATAAGGTTGGCGTTTTAGCCCATATTACCGGTTTAATCAGCGGAAGAGGATTCAATATCGACAGTCTCGCCGTTGGTGAAACGGAAAATCCAGCCTTCTCACGGATGACCATTGTCGTCAGGGGCGATGATGCCATCGTGGAACAGGTCAGAAAACAACTAGGAAAGATTATTGATGTAATCAAAGTAATCGACTTCACCAGTGAAGAATTTGTCGAACGGGACTTAATGCTGCTCAAGATCAACGTACCGGCCGGAAAACGCGGAGAAATTATTGAAATTGTAGAAATTTTCAGGGGGAAGATCGTTGATGTAAGCCCGAAAGATCTCGTTATTGAGATTTCCGGTTTCGAAGACAAACTTGAAGCAATGGTGAATTTATTAAGGCCTTATGGAATCAAAGAATTGGTAAGGACAGGCAGTATCGCTATAGGTCGTGGTGCAAAATAA
- a CDS encoding tetratricopeptide repeat protein — protein MKNPCRADVCYSLKSVCNGLTFSLCIFLITCYGCGKEEDVVEKHLEFKEIISTPVEDQQLPPVVREETPIGEVVRSPLVVQTPQIVKTPPAPLPVEESFTAQDLYNEGLNLFNQGRLEEAIEAFNKATGIDATMVDAYKKKALAYNKLGMTNEAIISFKKVVELDPKDSEAYLHLGNFYVKRGMADNAIISLERYVTLSPNNARVYYNLGCLYGEKKLFDKAAAAYQQALKINPNYEDAYYNLGVIYNDKEMFGEAIEVFKKILIVNPNNHESRYNLAFAYNKKGLYNDAVATCEKMLELDPGNANAHLLLGDTYNKLGKLKEAQEEYDIYKKLIFIK, from the coding sequence ATGAAAAATCCATGCAGGGCAGATGTTTGTTATTCTTTAAAATCGGTTTGCAATGGTTTAACTTTTTCTCTGTGTATTTTTTTAATTACCTGTTACGGATGCGGTAAGGAAGAGGATGTGGTTGAAAAACATTTGGAATTTAAAGAAATTATTTCAACGCCCGTTGAAGATCAGCAGTTGCCACCGGTAGTCAGGGAAGAAACTCCCATCGGTGAGGTTGTTCGGTCTCCGTTGGTTGTACAAACTCCTCAAATTGTTAAAACTCCACCTGCTCCGTTGCCAGTTGAAGAGTCGTTTACGGCTCAGGACCTTTATAACGAAGGTTTAAATCTCTTCAATCAGGGTCGTTTAGAAGAGGCTATTGAGGCCTTTAACAAGGCAACAGGGATAGATGCCACGATGGTCGATGCATATAAAAAGAAGGCTTTGGCTTATAACAAACTTGGCATGACGAATGAGGCAATCATTTCTTTTAAAAAAGTGGTTGAGTTAGATCCCAAAGATTCAGAAGCATACCTCCATCTGGGAAATTTTTATGTTAAGAGGGGGATGGCTGATAATGCTATCATTTCGCTTGAAAGATATGTAACATTGAGTCCCAATAATGCCAGGGTTTATTATAATCTGGGTTGTCTTTATGGTGAAAAGAAACTTTTTGATAAGGCAGCAGCGGCATATCAACAAGCATTAAAAATCAATCCGAACTATGAAGATGCTTATTATAATCTCGGGGTTATTTACAATGATAAAGAGATGTTTGGTGAGGCCATTGAGGTTTTTAAGAAGATCTTAATCGTAAATCCAAATAATCATGAATCACGGTATAATCTAGCGTTCGCTTACAATAAAAAGGGATTATATAACGATGCAGTAGCCACGTGCGAAAAAATGCTGGAGCTGGATCCCGGGAATGCCAATGCACACCTTCTGCTGGGTGATACTTACAATAAGCTGGGCAAATTGAAAGAGGCTCAGGAAGAATATGATATTTACAAGAAGTTAATATTTATTAAATGA
- the higA gene encoding addiction module antidote protein, HigA family, giving the protein MLTLKRKPTHPGEILKKDFLEPLGMTQSQLAKEIHTTFRTINEIVNEKRNISPEMAVRLSRYFETSAELWLNLQSQYDLYVVTEKRGDNLKDIKPFRKKPVKSGEVEKV; this is encoded by the coding sequence GTGCTTACGCTAAAAAGAAAGCCAACGCATCCTGGTGAAATCTTAAAAAAGGATTTTTTGGAACCTTTAGGAATGACTCAATCACAACTGGCAAAAGAAATCCATACTACATTTAGAACAATAAATGAAATCGTGAACGAGAAAAGGAATATCAGTCCTGAAATGGCCGTCAGATTATCAAGGTATTTTGAAACATCGGCTGAACTCTGGTTAAATCTTCAAAGCCAGTACGATCTTTATGTTGTAACAGAAAAAAGGGGCGACAATCTGAAAGATATAAAACCCTTTAGAAAAAAGCCTGTTAAGTCAGGAGAGGTGGAGAAGGTTTAA
- the priA gene encoding primosomal protein N': MSISLLSQNSPPTCPTDVAPGNQTTPVNQPSQKLYAEVVVNIPLNKVFHYSVPPHLRETLTVGMRVRIPFGNKIMTGFCVGFTNTPFTDKTKDIISIIDKTPLIDDIMLKITRWLSFHYCCGWGEAISAVVPPVVRSRIKEKWNTFVRYSNHAPALNQDALLQMKARAPKQAKVLEILLEHPDEISAKELIRISGCKMSGLRQLEKKGFIILENKLQDAITTTRNVDQLQQHLILTQEQQNAFDIICRKLAEIYHLNQIPLSSTTPLSPPSQGGDFIVSAQSDDEGDVKLKAFNAPPSQGRDEGEIKSKAYSSPPSEGGDQEEVKTLNRERESLPYNLTQLKPGVILLHGITGSGKTELYLQTVTNALEYGRKAIYLVPEISLTPQTIQRIKARFNKVAVLHSNLLGTVHQSQWNDIKEGKVDIVIGARSAIFAPLKNVGLIIIDEEHENTYKQENNPRYNARDIAILRATFENALVIMGTATPSLESYYQALNGNYEKIVLSKRIGERQLPPVDIVDMGEEVRKRRGYNIISQRLEYYMNQSLARNEQVILFLNRRGYAPYIHCKRCGFVLKCNRCDIPMTFHKKFNTTLCHYCYTEAHPPESCPDCLANSINYRGFGTEKIEDEIKNKFPNYKIIRMDSDSMRVRDAHGKALTAFERGEFQILLGTQMIAKGLDFPNVTLVGVISADTILNLPDFRASERTFQLISQVAGRTGRGSKGGRVVVQSFNPRHYSITYAAAHDYEGFARKELEYRKQLNYPPWGKLTRIVFRGPKEDKTKEKSALVADKLKEIAITQGNRLEILGPSPAPMTKINNLFRWHILLKAQSHTSIHNALQDVADMLKPSKNVQTMVDVDPYMML; the protein is encoded by the coding sequence ATGTCTATCAGCCTCCTCAGTCAGAATTCGCCTCCGACGTGTCCAACCGACGTTGCACCGGGAAATCAGACCACGCCAGTAAATCAACCCTCTCAAAAATTATACGCCGAAGTGGTTGTCAATATCCCTTTAAATAAGGTGTTTCATTATAGCGTCCCACCTCACTTAAGAGAAACCCTTACCGTCGGGATGCGGGTAAGAATACCCTTTGGCAACAAAATAATGACTGGGTTTTGTGTCGGATTTACTAATACCCCATTCACCGATAAAACAAAGGATATCATAAGTATAATCGATAAGACCCCATTGATTGATGACATCATGCTAAAGATCACCCGCTGGTTATCGTTCCATTATTGCTGTGGGTGGGGGGAAGCTATCTCTGCCGTCGTTCCGCCTGTTGTGCGCAGTCGAATAAAAGAAAAATGGAATACATTCGTTAGATATAGTAACCATGCCCCAGCGCTCAACCAAGATGCTCTTTTGCAAATGAAAGCCCGTGCACCAAAACAGGCCAAGGTACTGGAAATCCTTTTAGAACATCCCGATGAAATAAGCGCCAAAGAATTGATCCGTATCAGTGGTTGCAAGATGTCCGGCCTTCGCCAATTGGAGAAAAAAGGTTTTATCATTCTTGAAAACAAACTTCAAGATGCCATAACTACGACCCGCAATGTCGACCAATTGCAGCAACACTTAATCCTTACCCAGGAACAACAAAACGCCTTCGATATTATTTGTAGAAAACTAGCAGAGATTTACCATCTTAACCAAATTCCACTATCTTCGACTACCCCTCTTTCCCCTCCTTCGCAAGGAGGGGACTTCATCGTGAGCGCTCAGTCGGACGATGAAGGGGATGTAAAATTAAAAGCCTTCAATGCTCCTCCTTCACAAGGAAGGGATGAAGGGGAGATAAAATCGAAGGCATACAGTTCCCCTCCTTCAGAAGGAGGGGATCAAGAGGAGGTAAAGACATTAAATCGGGAAAGGGAATCTTTACCATATAATCTTACACAGCTCAAGCCGGGCGTTATATTGCTTCACGGTATTACAGGCAGTGGAAAAACGGAACTCTACCTTCAAACCGTTACTAATGCCCTTGAATACGGTCGCAAGGCCATATACCTTGTCCCTGAAATATCTCTTACACCACAAACGATTCAAAGGATAAAGGCACGGTTCAACAAGGTAGCCGTATTACACAGCAACCTCCTGGGTACCGTTCACCAGTCACAGTGGAATGATATTAAAGAAGGTAAGGTGGATATCGTTATCGGTGCGCGATCCGCCATATTTGCCCCCCTGAAGAACGTTGGGCTGATTATTATCGATGAGGAACATGAAAACACCTATAAACAGGAAAATAATCCACGGTACAATGCCAGGGATATCGCCATTCTCAGGGCAACCTTTGAAAATGCCCTGGTGATTATGGGTACGGCTACACCCTCCCTGGAAAGTTACTATCAGGCATTGAACGGAAATTACGAAAAGATCGTCCTTTCAAAGAGAATTGGCGAGCGGCAACTCCCGCCCGTCGATATTGTAGATATGGGAGAAGAAGTCCGCAAACGCCGGGGATACAACATTATTTCTCAACGGCTTGAATATTATATGAACCAATCCCTTGCCCGAAATGAACAGGTGATCTTGTTTTTGAACCGAAGAGGGTATGCGCCGTATATTCATTGTAAACGGTGTGGGTTTGTATTAAAATGTAATCGATGTGATATCCCCATGACCTTTCATAAAAAATTCAATACTACGTTATGCCATTATTGTTACACGGAAGCCCATCCCCCGGAATCATGTCCGGATTGTCTGGCCAATAGTATTAATTATCGTGGTTTTGGGACAGAAAAAATTGAAGACGAAATTAAGAATAAGTTCCCCAATTATAAAATTATACGGATGGACAGCGATTCCATGCGCGTACGTGATGCCCACGGAAAGGCCTTAACAGCATTTGAACGCGGGGAGTTCCAGATATTGCTTGGCACCCAGATGATCGCAAAAGGGCTGGATTTCCCGAATGTTACCCTGGTCGGGGTAATCTCAGCAGACACGATACTGAACCTGCCAGATTTTCGTGCGAGCGAACGGACATTTCAGCTCATCTCACAAGTTGCAGGCCGTACGGGCAGAGGATCAAAGGGAGGACGGGTAGTAGTACAATCCTTTAACCCCAGACACTACAGCATCACATATGCAGCAGCCCATGATTATGAAGGTTTTGCAAGGAAAGAACTGGAATATAGAAAACAATTGAATTACCCCCCTTGGGGGAAACTGACACGGATTGTCTTTCGCGGCCCAAAGGAAGACAAAACCAAAGAAAAATCCGCGCTTGTTGCGGATAAGCTAAAAGAGATTGCCATAACACAGGGGAACCGTCTGGAAATACTCGGACCGTCACCCGCCCCCATGACGAAAATCAACAACCTGTTCCGATGGCATATTCTATTAAAGGCACAAAGCCATACAAGTATTCACAATGCCCTTCAAGACGTTGCAGACATGCTAAAACCGTCAAAAAACGTGCAAACGATGGTTGATGTTGACCCTTATATGATGTTGTGA
- a CDS encoding type II toxin-antitoxin system RelE/ParE family toxin, protein MIKSFKDKDTEKLYVTGKSRKFAPSVCKMGLRKLDYLNAAHTLNDLKVPPENKLEALKGNYEGKHSIRINDQYRIVFRFEGSHAYDVEITDYH, encoded by the coding sequence GTGATTAAATCCTTCAAAGATAAAGATACCGAGAAATTGTATGTAACGGGTAAAAGCAGAAAGTTTGCTCCTTCTGTATGTAAAATGGGGTTACGGAAATTAGATTATCTGAACGCAGCGCATACCTTGAATGATTTAAAAGTGCCACCAGAAAACAAGCTGGAAGCATTAAAAGGCAATTATGAAGGGAAACACAGTATAAGGATTAATGACCAATACCGTATCGTATTTAGGTTTGAAGGATCGCACGCTTATGATGTGGAAATTACAGACTATCATTAG
- the purH gene encoding bifunctional phosphoribosylaminoimidazolecarboxamide formyltransferase/IMP cyclohydrolase gives MAKLERALISVSDKTGIVEFARELQHLGVEIISTGGTSKLLKENGIRVIEISEHTGFPEIMDGRVKTLHPKVHGGLLALRDNEIHKKQMKELGIKPIDMVVVNLYPFEKTISKKDVSMEEAIENIDIGGPSMIRSASKNYKHVIVVVNPKRYGFIIEEIKANRNDISEKMRLELAIEAFRTTGRYDRIIANYFDSLGTEKEGYPTLLSLDYMKRQSLRYGENPHQTAAFYVEENIQEPCVSNAQQLYGKELSYNNIIDLNAALELVKEFERPSAIVIKHTNPCGAASANTLAEAFTKAYSGDPVSAFGCILGLNKTVDVATADAITEPGHFVEAIIAPEFEEKAVEILTTKRKWGSSLRLLRTGALSTQMIDSCAYDMKRVVGGILLQGRDLSVYDPANLKVVTKKKPSEKEMADLRFAFIVCKHVKSNSIVLARDEAVVGVGAGQMSRIDSTEISIKKAGDRVKGAVMASDAFFPFRDSVDVAAKAGVIAIIQPGGSNKDDESIAAADEHGIVMVFTGQRHFRH, from the coding sequence ATGGCAAAATTGGAAAGGGCACTCATTAGTGTCTCTGATAAAACGGGGATCGTGGAGTTTGCCCGGGAGTTACAGCATTTAGGGGTAGAAATTATTTCCACAGGCGGTACTTCCAAATTACTCAAAGAAAATGGTATTCGTGTGATTGAAATATCAGAGCATACAGGGTTTCCGGAGATTATGGATGGACGCGTGAAAACCTTGCATCCCAAGGTACACGGGGGATTATTGGCTTTAAGGGATAACGAAATCCACAAAAAACAGATGAAGGAATTGGGAATTAAACCCATTGATATGGTTGTTGTTAATCTGTACCCTTTTGAAAAGACGATCTCTAAAAAAGACGTGAGTATGGAAGAAGCGATTGAAAATATCGATATCGGCGGTCCTTCAATGATCCGCTCTGCTTCGAAAAATTACAAGCATGTGATTGTTGTGGTGAATCCCAAGCGCTACGGGTTTATTATTGAGGAGATTAAGGCCAATCGCAATGATATTTCCGAAAAAATGCGTCTTGAGCTTGCCATTGAGGCATTCAGGACGACTGGTCGTTATGACAGGATTATTGCCAACTATTTCGATAGTCTGGGTACGGAAAAGGAGGGCTATCCAACCCTCCTTTCACTGGACTATATGAAGCGACAGTCCTTACGTTACGGTGAAAACCCCCATCAAACAGCTGCATTTTATGTGGAGGAAAATATTCAGGAACCTTGTGTGTCCAATGCCCAGCAATTGTACGGGAAAGAGCTTTCATATAACAATATTATAGACCTCAATGCTGCTCTTGAATTGGTAAAAGAATTTGAACGGCCTTCTGCCATCGTAATAAAGCATACAAATCCCTGCGGCGCCGCATCGGCGAATACCCTGGCTGAGGCATTTACAAAGGCATACAGTGGTGACCCTGTATCCGCATTTGGCTGTATCCTGGGATTAAATAAGACCGTAGATGTGGCAACGGCAGATGCCATTACCGAACCGGGGCATTTTGTAGAGGCAATCATTGCGCCAGAGTTTGAAGAAAAAGCAGTAGAAATACTTACCACAAAACGCAAGTGGGGGAGCAGTTTGAGACTTTTGAGGACAGGTGCGTTATCAACACAAATGATTGACTCCTGTGCCTATGATATGAAGAGGGTGGTCGGTGGAATACTTTTACAGGGCAGGGATCTATCAGTGTATGATCCTGCAAACCTTAAGGTTGTTACGAAGAAAAAGCCCTCCGAGAAAGAGATGGCCGATCTGCGGTTTGCCTTTATCGTTTGCAAGCATGTAAAATCGAACAGCATTGTGCTCGCCAGGGACGAGGCCGTGGTGGGTGTTGGAGCCGGACAAATGAGCCGTATCGATTCGACAGAAATTTCCATAAAGAAGGCAGGCGATCGGGTGAAAGGTGCCGTAATGGCTTCCGATGCCTTTTTCCCCTTCCGGGACAGTGTGGATGTAGCGGCCAAGGCTGGCGTGATTGCCATTATTCAACCTGGCGGCTCTAACAAGGATGACGAATCAATAGCCGCGGCTGACGAACACGGAATAGTCATGGTATTTACCGGCCAGCGGCATTTTAGGCACTAA